One window from the genome of Anguilla rostrata isolate EN2019 chromosome 5, ASM1855537v3, whole genome shotgun sequence encodes:
- the LOC135255863 gene encoding DNA damage-inducible transcript 4-like protein, producing MVATSTLKNKNTECISERLDRRYDQAFLDDELDYWDHALVEPNLCGEVLEDPVCRRLAKMLESCLSRAKKTKLHCSEVLVPERLTRRIARDVLRLARDEPCGLRGCVLHVLLEAEGGCKRLERVACDPSVVPTFELTLVFKQDGSAWPSLRDFLLTGACFAPRFRPALKLGPGFRLVKRKLYSSSAGTVVEY from the exons ATGGTTGCAACTAGCAcgctgaagaacaaaaacaccGAATGCATTTCGGAACGTTTAGACCGCAGATACGACCAGGCTTTCCTTGATGATG aactgGACTACTGGGACCACGCGCTCGTAGAGCCCAACCTGTGCGGAGAGGTACTGGAGGACCCCGTCTGCCGCCGGCTGGCCAAGATGCTGGAGAGCTGCCTGTCCCGGGCCAAGAAGACCAAGCTGCACTGCTCGGAGGTGCTGGTCCCGGAGAGGCTGACCCGCAGGATCGCGCGGGACGTCCTGCGGCTGGCGCGGGACGAGCCCTGCGGCCTGCGGGGGTGCGTGCTGCACGTGCTCCTGGAGGCGGAGGGCGGGTGCAAGCGGCTGGAGCGCGTGGCCTGCGACCCCAGCGTGGTGCCCACCTTCGAGCTGACGCTGGTCTTCAAGCAGGACGGCAGCGCCTGGCCCAGCCTGCGCGACTTCCTGCTGACGGGGGCCTGCTTCGCCCCCCGCTTCCGCCCCGCCCTCAAGCTGGGCCCCGGCTTCCGCCTGGTCAAGAGGAAGCTGTACTCTTCCTCGGCTGGCACCGTGGTGGAGTActga
- the LOC135255864 gene encoding uncharacterized protein LOC135255864 isoform X4, whose product MKPTVAACVLLITLQLRLTGSTTTPPQDRDSGEVCSQLKQLQQHKALTGKLKILLEALFEAFCNKDLAKTSTSTTLTSTTLTSAPVTTALQTGENKRENKDQKPPKSAGAPENASPNDSKRKEEPQASPKSDRKFLWIVLGVLGVLMLVTVLTLKSKVLICTRTYTNAGVADNMEEKMYSANDDIVLLGVTPGAEGEDDWCFSPKGSPGYEDISPRSTC is encoded by the exons ATGAAGCCAACCGTAgctgcctgtgttctgctcaTCACACTACAACTGCGACTGACAG GGTCCACTACCACACCGCCACAGGATCGAGACTCGG GAGAGGTCTGTTCCCAGCTGAAACAGCTCCAGCAGCACAAAGCATTAACGGGAAAGTTGAAGATCCTGCTGGAAGCTCTGTTCGAAGCCTTCTGCA ATAAGGACCTGGCCAAAACGTCCACCTCTACCACCTTAACGTCAACCACCTTAACATCAGCACCAGTGACTACAG CTCTCCAGACTGGCGAAAACAAAAGAGAGAATAAGGACCAGAAACCCCCAAAGTCTGCCGGCG CTCCTGAGAATGCCTCTCCTAATGACAGCAAGCGAAAAGAGGAGCCACAGGCATCTCCCAAGTCAG ACAGGAAGTTCCTCTGGATAGTCCTGGGAGTTCTGGGCGTGCTCATGCTCGTCACCGTCCTGACCCTGAAGAGCAAGGTCCTCATCTGTACGAGAACGTACACAAACGCAG GTGTGGCAGACAACATGGAGGAAAA GATGTACAGTGCAAATGATGACATCGTTCTTCTGGGCGTGACACCAGGAGCTGAAGGGGAAGATGATTGGTGCTTTTCCCCTAAAG GTTCTCCAGGATATGAAGATATCTCACCTAGATCGACATGTTAA
- the LOC135255864 gene encoding uncharacterized protein LOC135255864 isoform X3, which translates to MVGTESDRLKMGYSALWKNSTPMNLCLLLALLMKLIIFPHCLFMFFTGSTTTPPQDRDSGEVCSQLKQLQQHKALTGKLKILLEALFEAFCNKDLAKTSTSTTLTSTTLTSAPVTTALQTGENKRENKDQKPPKSAGDRKFLWIVLGVLGVLMLVTVLTLKSKVLICTRTYTNAGVADNMEEKMYSANDDIVLLGVTPGAEGEDDWCFSPKGSPGYEDISPRSTC; encoded by the exons ATGGTGGGTACAGAAAGTGACAGGCTGAAAATGGGTTACTCAGCACTGTGGAAGAATTCCACTCCAATGAATCTTTGCCTTTTGCTTGCattgttaatgaaattaattatttttccccaTTGTTTGTTCATGTTCTTTACAGGGTCCACTACCACACCGCCACAGGATCGAGACTCGG GAGAGGTCTGTTCCCAGCTGAAACAGCTCCAGCAGCACAAAGCATTAACGGGAAAGTTGAAGATCCTGCTGGAAGCTCTGTTCGAAGCCTTCTGCA ATAAGGACCTGGCCAAAACGTCCACCTCTACCACCTTAACGTCAACCACCTTAACATCAGCACCAGTGACTACAG CTCTCCAGACTGGCGAAAACAAAAGAGAGAATAAGGACCAGAAACCCCCAAAGTCTGCCGGCG ACAGGAAGTTCCTCTGGATAGTCCTGGGAGTTCTGGGCGTGCTCATGCTCGTCACCGTCCTGACCCTGAAGAGCAAGGTCCTCATCTGTACGAGAACGTACACAAACGCAG GTGTGGCAGACAACATGGAGGAAAA GATGTACAGTGCAAATGATGACATCGTTCTTCTGGGCGTGACACCAGGAGCTGAAGGGGAAGATGATTGGTGCTTTTCCCCTAAAG GTTCTCCAGGATATGAAGATATCTCACCTAGATCGACATGTTAA
- the LOC135255864 gene encoding uncharacterized protein LOC135255864 isoform X2, with protein MVGTESDRLKMGYSALWKNSTPMNLCLLLALLMKLIIFPHCLFMFFTGSTTTPPQDRDSGEVCSQLKQLQQHKALTGKLKILLEALFEAFCNKDLAKTSTSTTLTSTTLTSAPVTTAPENASPNDSKRKEEPQASPKSDRKFLWIVLGVLGVLMLVTVLTLKSKVLICTRTYTNAGVADNMEEKMYSANDDIVLLGVTPGAEGEDDWCFSPKGSPGYEDISPRSTC; from the exons ATGGTGGGTACAGAAAGTGACAGGCTGAAAATGGGTTACTCAGCACTGTGGAAGAATTCCACTCCAATGAATCTTTGCCTTTTGCTTGCattgttaatgaaattaattatttttccccaTTGTTTGTTCATGTTCTTTACAGGGTCCACTACCACACCGCCACAGGATCGAGACTCGG GAGAGGTCTGTTCCCAGCTGAAACAGCTCCAGCAGCACAAAGCATTAACGGGAAAGTTGAAGATCCTGCTGGAAGCTCTGTTCGAAGCCTTCTGCA ATAAGGACCTGGCCAAAACGTCCACCTCTACCACCTTAACGTCAACCACCTTAACATCAGCACCAGTGACTACAG CTCCTGAGAATGCCTCTCCTAATGACAGCAAGCGAAAAGAGGAGCCACAGGCATCTCCCAAGTCAG ACAGGAAGTTCCTCTGGATAGTCCTGGGAGTTCTGGGCGTGCTCATGCTCGTCACCGTCCTGACCCTGAAGAGCAAGGTCCTCATCTGTACGAGAACGTACACAAACGCAG GTGTGGCAGACAACATGGAGGAAAA GATGTACAGTGCAAATGATGACATCGTTCTTCTGGGCGTGACACCAGGAGCTGAAGGGGAAGATGATTGGTGCTTTTCCCCTAAAG GTTCTCCAGGATATGAAGATATCTCACCTAGATCGACATGTTAA
- the LOC135255864 gene encoding uncharacterized protein LOC135255864 isoform X1, translating to MVGTESDRLKMGYSALWKNSTPMNLCLLLALLMKLIIFPHCLFMFFTGSTTTPPQDRDSGEVCSQLKQLQQHKALTGKLKILLEALFEAFCNKDLAKTSTSTTLTSTTLTSAPVTTALQTGENKRENKDQKPPKSAGAPENASPNDSKRKEEPQASPKSDRKFLWIVLGVLGVLMLVTVLTLKSKVLICTRTYTNAGVADNMEEKMYSANDDIVLLGVTPGAEGEDDWCFSPKGSPGYEDISPRSTC from the exons ATGGTGGGTACAGAAAGTGACAGGCTGAAAATGGGTTACTCAGCACTGTGGAAGAATTCCACTCCAATGAATCTTTGCCTTTTGCTTGCattgttaatgaaattaattatttttccccaTTGTTTGTTCATGTTCTTTACAGGGTCCACTACCACACCGCCACAGGATCGAGACTCGG GAGAGGTCTGTTCCCAGCTGAAACAGCTCCAGCAGCACAAAGCATTAACGGGAAAGTTGAAGATCCTGCTGGAAGCTCTGTTCGAAGCCTTCTGCA ATAAGGACCTGGCCAAAACGTCCACCTCTACCACCTTAACGTCAACCACCTTAACATCAGCACCAGTGACTACAG CTCTCCAGACTGGCGAAAACAAAAGAGAGAATAAGGACCAGAAACCCCCAAAGTCTGCCGGCG CTCCTGAGAATGCCTCTCCTAATGACAGCAAGCGAAAAGAGGAGCCACAGGCATCTCCCAAGTCAG ACAGGAAGTTCCTCTGGATAGTCCTGGGAGTTCTGGGCGTGCTCATGCTCGTCACCGTCCTGACCCTGAAGAGCAAGGTCCTCATCTGTACGAGAACGTACACAAACGCAG GTGTGGCAGACAACATGGAGGAAAA GATGTACAGTGCAAATGATGACATCGTTCTTCTGGGCGTGACACCAGGAGCTGAAGGGGAAGATGATTGGTGCTTTTCCCCTAAAG GTTCTCCAGGATATGAAGATATCTCACCTAGATCGACATGTTAA